The proteins below come from a single Flavobacterium lindanitolerans genomic window:
- the lpdA gene encoding dihydrolipoyl dehydrogenase, producing the protein MKYDIIVLGSGPGGYVTAIRAAQLGFKVAIIEKENLGGICLNWGCIPTKALLKSAQVFDYLKHASDYGLTVEKFDKDFNAVISRSRGVADGMSKGIQFLMKKNKIDVIEGTGKVKPGKKIDVVGKDGKTTEYSADHIIIATGARSRELPNLPQDGKKVIGYRQAMSLSEQPKSMIVVGSGAIGVEFAHFYNAMGTEVTIVEFMPNIVPVEDEDISKQFERSLKKAGIKIMTNASVEKVDTSGNGVKATVKTSKGEEILEADIVLSAVGIKSNIENIGLEEVGIATDRDKIVVNPYYQTNIPGYYAIGDVVPGQALAHVASAEGILCVEKIAGLHVEPIDYGNVPGCTYATPEIASVGLTEKQAREKGYELKIGKFPFSASGKAKAAGTPDGFVKVIFDAKYGEWLGCHMIGSGVTDMIAEAVVARKLETTGHEIIKSIHPHPTMSEAIMEAAADAYGEVIHL; encoded by the coding sequence ATGAAATACGATATCATTGTTTTAGGAAGCGGTCCCGGAGGTTATGTAACAGCCATCAGAGCAGCGCAATTAGGCTTTAAAGTCGCCATTATCGAAAAAGAAAACCTTGGCGGTATCTGCTTGAACTGGGGATGTATTCCAACTAAGGCATTATTAAAATCAGCACAGGTTTTTGATTACCTAAAACATGCTTCTGACTACGGTTTGACTGTTGAAAAATTTGACAAGGATTTTAATGCTGTCATTTCACGTTCGCGTGGTGTTGCTGACGGAATGAGCAAAGGCATCCAGTTCCTGATGAAGAAAAACAAGATTGATGTTATTGAAGGTACCGGAAAAGTAAAACCTGGAAAAAAGATTGATGTTGTTGGAAAAGACGGAAAAACGACAGAATATTCTGCAGACCATATTATCATTGCTACCGGAGCACGTTCCCGCGAATTGCCAAACCTTCCTCAAGATGGTAAAAAAGTAATTGGCTACCGTCAGGCTATGTCATTGTCTGAGCAACCAAAATCAATGATTGTTGTTGGTTCAGGAGCTATTGGAGTTGAGTTTGCACATTTCTACAATGCTATGGGAACTGAAGTTACCATTGTTGAGTTTATGCCAAACATTGTTCCGGTTGAGGACGAAGATATCTCAAAACAATTTGAGCGTTCTTTGAAAAAAGCCGGTATCAAGATTATGACAAATGCTTCTGTTGAAAAAGTAGATACTTCCGGAAATGGCGTAAAAGCTACCGTAAAAACTTCAAAAGGAGAAGAAATCCTTGAGGCTGATATTGTGCTTTCTGCTGTTGGAATTAAATCAAACATTGAAAACATAGGACTTGAAGAAGTTGGAATCGCAACAGACAGAGATAAAATTGTAGTGAACCCTTACTACCAAACCAACATTCCTGGCTATTATGCTATTGGTGATGTAGTTCCTGGTCAGGCATTGGCACACGTAGCTTCAGCTGAAGGAATTCTTTGTGTTGAAAAAATTGCCGGCCTTCACGTAGAGCCAATCGATTATGGAAATGTTCCTGGTTGTACGTATGCTACACCTGAAATCGCTTCTGTTGGTTTAACAGAAAAACAGGCACGTGAAAAAGGTTACGAATTGAAAATTGGTAAGTTTCCTTTCTCTGCTTCAGGTAAGGCAAAAGCTGCCGGAACTCCTGATGGTTTCGTAAAAGTTATTTTTGATGCTAAATATGGAGAATGGTTAGGATGCCACATGATTGGTTCCGGTGTAACTGATATGATTGCTGAAGCAGTTGTTGCCAGAAAATTAGAAACTACAGGCCATGAAATCATCAAGTCTATCCACCCTCACCCAACTATGAGCGAGGCAATTATGGAAGCTGCAGCTGATGCTTATGGTGAAGTGATACATTTGTAG
- a CDS encoding ABC transporter ATP-binding protein produces the protein MKASDTKIFKRIMEYTKPYKTRYYWVIFFAVTLSVFAALRPFLLKRTVDSYIQPEDATGLLYFILLMAGALIIEVVSQFYFVFLANWLGQDIIRDIRVKLFGHMMSFKMKYFDNEPVGKLVTRSVFDIESISKIFSQGLFMIISDLLKMVVVLLFMFYMNWKLTIIVMCAMPVLVYATRVFQKKMQVAFEEVRTQIANLNTFVQERVTGMKIVQLFSREDIEYEKFKVINDKHKKAWIKNVWYNSIFFPIADIVSSISLGLVVWYGGMNIVAANGTTTFGDLFSYTMFIGMLYNPLRQIADKFNEMQMGMIAANRVFEVLDMEGHIQDKGKVTAPTFKGNIDFKNVHFSYTGKEEVLKGINIHVKEGETIAIVGATGAGKSTIINLLNRFYEINGGEILIDGTNIKDFTLKSLRNQIAVVLQDVFLFADTIHNNITLEHPDISREDVIRAAKEIGVHDFIMTLPHGYDYNVKERGVMLSSGQRQLIAFLRAFVSNPSILILDEATSSIDSYSEELIQKATETITKGRTSIVIAHRLATIVNADKIIVMEKGKVVEQGTHYELINKAEGYYKNLYYSQFAVES, from the coding sequence ATGAAAGCATCTGATACCAAAATATTTAAACGAATAATGGAGTATACCAAACCGTACAAAACCCGGTATTACTGGGTTATTTTCTTTGCGGTTACTTTGTCGGTTTTTGCCGCGCTCCGTCCTTTTTTATTAAAACGTACCGTTGACAGTTACATACAACCGGAAGACGCTACCGGACTATTATACTTTATCTTATTAATGGCAGGGGCCTTGATTATTGAGGTCGTTTCGCAATTTTATTTCGTTTTCCTTGCCAATTGGCTCGGACAAGATATCATCAGAGATATCCGTGTAAAACTCTTCGGCCATATGATGAGTTTCAAAATGAAATATTTTGACAATGAGCCGGTCGGGAAACTGGTAACGCGTTCCGTTTTTGATATTGAATCCATTTCAAAAATCTTTAGTCAGGGGTTGTTTATGATTATAAGTGACCTGCTGAAAATGGTAGTCGTATTGCTTTTTATGTTCTACATGAACTGGAAACTTACTATTATTGTGATGTGCGCCATGCCGGTACTGGTTTATGCTACACGCGTTTTCCAGAAAAAAATGCAGGTGGCTTTTGAAGAAGTGAGAACGCAGATTGCTAACCTCAACACTTTTGTACAGGAACGTGTTACCGGAATGAAAATCGTACAGCTATTTTCGAGAGAAGATATCGAATATGAAAAATTCAAAGTAATCAACGACAAGCATAAAAAAGCCTGGATTAAAAACGTTTGGTACAACTCTATATTTTTCCCGATTGCAGATATTGTTTCGTCTATTTCTCTTGGCCTGGTTGTTTGGTATGGTGGAATGAACATCGTAGCAGCAAACGGAACGACGACCTTTGGAGATTTATTCTCTTATACTATGTTTATCGGGATGCTTTACAATCCTTTACGCCAGATTGCGGATAAATTCAATGAAATGCAGATGGGTATGATTGCTGCGAACCGTGTTTTTGAAGTTTTGGATATGGAAGGACATATTCAGGATAAAGGAAAAGTTACGGCTCCTACTTTTAAAGGCAATATCGATTTTAAAAATGTACATTTCAGCTATACCGGTAAAGAAGAAGTTCTGAAAGGCATCAATATTCATGTCAAAGAAGGAGAAACTATTGCTATCGTTGGAGCTACCGGAGCAGGAAAATCGACAATTATAAACCTGCTGAACCGTTTTTATGAAATTAACGGAGGTGAAATACTGATTGACGGTACCAATATAAAAGATTTTACTTTAAAAAGCCTTAGAAACCAGATTGCCGTGGTGCTTCAGGATGTATTTCTTTTTGCCGATACGATTCACAACAATATTACCCTTGAGCATCCGGATATTTCAAGAGAAGATGTCATCCGTGCTGCAAAAGAAATTGGCGTGCATGATTTTATAATGACATTGCCGCATGGTTATGATTATAATGTAAAAGAACGTGGTGTAATGCTTTCTTCCGGACAGCGACAGCTTATTGCTTTCTTAAGGGCTTTTGTAAGCAATCCGAGTATACTGATTCTTGATGAGGCTACTTCGTCTATTGATTCCTATTCTGAAGAATTGATTCAAAAGGCTACGGAAACCATTACGAAAGGCAGAACTTCAATTGTGATTGCCCACCGATTGGCAACTATTGTGAATGCCGATAAGATTATTGTCATGGAAAAAGGAAAAGTAGTAGAACAGGGAACACATTACGAGCTGATTAACAAGGCAGAAGGTTATTACAAAAACCTATACTACTCACAGTTTGCAGTAGAGAGCTAA
- the truA gene encoding tRNA pseudouridine(38-40) synthase TruA yields the protein MRYFIEFAYNGKNYHGWQQQPNAPSVQETLGKAIAVLLRSDIEITGAGRTDTGVHAKQMFAHFDTEISFEATILKNRLNSYLPKDIAILKIHTVADDAHARFDAVKRTYEYHVTTVKDVFEEPLSWYCHQALDMEKMNQAAKILFEFSDFQCFSKVNTDVKTFQCKIMEAYWKQDGHKLVFTIAADRFLRNMVRAIVGTLVAVGMGKTSLEDFRKIIESKNRNEAGASAPAQGLFLTKVEYPYICGTQPIDKN from the coding sequence TTGAGATATTTCATCGAATTTGCCTATAACGGCAAAAATTACCACGGCTGGCAACAACAACCTAACGCTCCTTCTGTGCAGGAAACGCTGGGCAAGGCTATTGCTGTCCTGCTTCGGAGCGATATTGAAATTACTGGTGCGGGAAGAACAGATACCGGCGTTCATGCCAAACAAATGTTTGCCCATTTTGATACGGAAATTTCTTTTGAGGCAACAATTTTAAAGAACAGGCTCAATTCATATCTACCCAAAGATATTGCCATTCTTAAAATCCATACTGTTGCGGATGATGCCCATGCCCGGTTTGATGCGGTGAAAAGAACTTACGAATATCATGTTACAACCGTAAAGGATGTCTTTGAAGAACCTTTAAGCTGGTACTGCCATCAGGCTCTTGATATGGAAAAAATGAACCAGGCCGCAAAAATTCTTTTCGAATTCAGCGATTTTCAGTGTTTTTCAAAAGTGAATACCGATGTAAAAACTTTCCAATGCAAAATCATGGAAGCCTATTGGAAGCAAGACGGGCATAAACTGGTCTTTACAATTGCTGCCGACCGTTTCCTACGAAATATGGTACGTGCCATTGTAGGAACATTAGTAGCTGTTGGCATGGGCAAGACAAGCCTGGAAGATTTCAGAAAAATAATCGAAAGTAAAAACCGAAATGAAGCCGGAGCTTCTGCCCCAGCCCAGGGTCTGTTTCTAACCAAAGTGGAATATCCTTATATTTGTGGCACTCAGCCGATTGACAAAAATTAG
- a CDS encoding metallophosphoesterase family protein, with protein MKKILLLSDTHGHIDDTILKYVDQADEVWHAGDIGDLIVTDTLKKHKPLRAVFGNIDGDKARMEFPLNNRFMCEEVDVWITHIGGYPGKYSPAVKSEIALNPPKLFITGHSHILKVMFDKKLNLLHMNPGACGISGFHQVRTMLRFVIDGDKIKDLEVIEIGKRP; from the coding sequence ATGAAAAAAATTCTTTTACTTTCCGATACTCATGGGCATATAGATGACACGATTTTAAAATATGTCGACCAGGCAGATGAAGTGTGGCATGCGGGAGATATTGGCGACCTGATTGTAACAGATACTTTAAAAAAACACAAACCGCTACGTGCAGTTTTTGGAAATATTGACGGTGATAAGGCAAGAATGGAATTCCCGTTGAACAACCGGTTCATGTGTGAAGAGGTAGATGTCTGGATTACGCATATTGGTGGCTATCCCGGAAAATATAGTCCGGCTGTTAAAAGTGAAATTGCTTTAAATCCACCAAAACTTTTCATCACAGGACACTCGCACATTCTAAAAGTAATGTTTGATAAAAAATTAAACCTGCTCCATATGAATCCTGGAGCCTGTGGTATTTCCGGTTTCCATCAGGTGAGAACTATGCTTCGTTTTGTTATTGATGGAGATAAAATTAAAGATTTGGAAGTAATTGAAATAGGGAAGAGGCCATAG
- a CDS encoding tetratricopeptide repeat-containing sensor histidine kinase translates to MTLKWTNFKLPFWTILLLFILFSRFATAQNKTTDSLSYYIENKDYLNGLKYSRQKSKLYLENKDYKRYCDVSLKKADIYFMLNDNQKSFETLFKALKIAEDHNIVESRIKIMEDIGHRYASIRDYKKAKKYYEISLNLRKRNNLLSDDLFVYQRLYKALFYLDSDSVTFYMNKIMRSAKKSGDFSRLSSSYNNYYTYYSNKQNYVLAKKYLDSCAFYAEKSKSTERIVTSLSNLGYHSLTVEKNYKKGIEQYLKILEINPSDTISQNVSDTYLNLSYGYEMMGDYKNAIDYMNKYFHVNETIYEDNIKRAISDVETKYKIEKIENENKEKQRLLEEKQKNNQKIILIFIALFAFSTILFYFFYQNLKLKQKNRFIELDRQIKQNIINATIDGQEIERKNIATILHDSISALLSSAGLHLSAYAAKNPTENSEEIQKTRAILKEAHDNVRDLSHELIPPLLAKFGLFHALQDLCEKNSNSILQFEYSSYVPQGRRYNEEFEMRVYFITAELFNNIIKHSKASKAYITLEENNKQLLLTIEDDGKGFDTSKELLSDGFGLTQIKSRIKHLKGTISINSKINAGTLIYIKLQIPK, encoded by the coding sequence ATGACCTTAAAATGGACTAATTTCAAATTGCCATTTTGGACAATACTATTACTATTCATTTTATTTTCCCGATTTGCTACGGCTCAAAATAAAACTACAGACTCTTTATCCTATTATATTGAGAATAAAGACTACCTGAACGGTTTGAAATATTCAAGACAAAAGTCAAAGCTCTATCTGGAAAACAAAGATTATAAAAGGTATTGTGATGTCAGCCTCAAAAAGGCTGACATCTATTTTATGCTTAATGATAATCAAAAATCCTTCGAAACCTTATTCAAGGCCCTTAAAATTGCAGAAGACCATAATATTGTAGAGTCCCGAATAAAAATAATGGAAGATATAGGCCATCGTTATGCTTCTATTAGGGACTATAAAAAAGCAAAAAAATATTATGAAATATCTTTAAATTTAAGAAAAAGAAATAATCTTTTGAGTGATGATTTATTCGTCTATCAAAGACTTTATAAAGCTCTTTTTTATTTAGATTCAGATAGTGTTACATTTTACATGAATAAAATAATGAGAAGCGCGAAAAAGTCGGGAGATTTTTCAAGACTTTCATCAAGTTATAATAATTATTACACTTACTATTCCAATAAACAAAATTATGTGTTGGCAAAAAAGTATCTTGATAGTTGTGCTTTTTATGCCGAAAAAAGCAAAAGTACAGAACGTATTGTAACGAGCTTAAGTAATCTTGGCTACCATTCTCTTACTGTTGAAAAAAATTATAAAAAAGGTATCGAACAATATTTGAAAATATTGGAAATCAACCCTAGCGATACTATTTCACAAAATGTTAGTGATACATATCTAAACCTGTCATATGGTTATGAAATGATGGGCGACTATAAAAATGCTATCGACTACATGAATAAATATTTTCATGTTAACGAAACAATTTATGAAGATAATATCAAACGAGCCATTTCGGATGTAGAGACAAAATACAAGATTGAAAAAATCGAAAACGAGAATAAAGAAAAGCAACGACTGCTGGAAGAAAAGCAAAAAAACAACCAAAAAATAATCCTGATTTTTATCGCGCTTTTTGCTTTCAGTACTATCCTGTTCTATTTCTTCTACCAGAACTTAAAGTTGAAACAAAAAAACAGATTTATAGAACTGGACAGGCAGATTAAGCAAAATATCATCAATGCAACCATCGACGGACAGGAAATTGAACGAAAAAATATTGCCACCATACTTCACGATAGTATTAGTGCATTATTGTCTTCTGCCGGACTCCATCTTTCAGCCTATGCTGCTAAAAATCCCACAGAAAATTCTGAAGAAATCCAAAAGACCCGGGCTATTCTTAAGGAAGCACACGATAATGTCAGGGATTTATCGCATGAACTGATTCCGCCATTATTGGCCAAATTTGGACTGTTTCATGCTTTGCAGGACCTTTGTGAAAAAAACTCAAACTCCATACTTCAATTTGAATATTCGAGTTATGTTCCACAAGGAAGACGTTACAACGAAGAGTTTGAAATGCGGGTGTATTTTATTACTGCAGAACTTTTCAACAATATCATAAAGCACAGTAAAGCTTCTAAAGCCTATATTACGCTGGAAGAGAATAACAAACAGCTTCTGCTTACTATTGAAGACGATGGTAAAGGCTTTGACACCAGCAAGGAATTATTGAGTGACGGTTTTGGGCTTACACAAATCAAATCCAGAATCAAGCACTTAAAAGGCACTATTTCCATCAATTCAAAAATTAATGCCGGAACCTTGATTTACATCAAACTCCAAATTCCGAAATAA
- a CDS encoding response regulator, producing MDTKIRIYLADDHQVLIDGMLSMLKTNPKFEVAGYSLNGENLVEDVEKSKSDVLVMDINMPIKDGIEVLREFATKGFSCKVIILSSYDDVKIIKEVLKLGANGYLSKQSAGENIIEAINVVANGEEYFSQSIRDRIFESFSKIPQQSYINEAMPLSSITERELEVLKLITMEYSGTQISEELNISTNTVETHRKNLIKKLNVKTTIGLVKYALKHNLIN from the coding sequence ATGGACACAAAAATTAGAATATATCTCGCTGACGATCACCAGGTTCTCATTGACGGCATGCTTTCAATGCTGAAGACCAACCCTAAGTTTGAAGTCGCCGGATACTCGCTAAACGGCGAAAATCTGGTCGAAGATGTCGAAAAAAGTAAATCCGATGTCCTTGTCATGGATATTAATATGCCCATAAAAGACGGTATTGAGGTGCTTCGTGAATTCGCCACAAAAGGTTTTAGTTGTAAGGTTATCATACTTTCCAGCTATGATGATGTAAAAATCATAAAAGAAGTACTAAAACTAGGTGCTAACGGATATCTTAGCAAGCAAAGCGCCGGTGAAAATATTATTGAGGCCATCAATGTAGTCGCAAATGGAGAAGAATATTTTTCACAATCCATACGCGACCGGATTTTTGAATCATTTTCCAAAATACCACAACAGAGTTACATTAATGAAGCCATGCCGCTTTCCTCAATTACGGAAAGAGAACTGGAAGTACTCAAACTCATCACAATGGAATACAGCGGAACGCAAATTAGCGAAGAGCTGAATATCAGTACCAATACTGTAGAAACCCACCGCAAGAACCTAATCAAAAAACTTAATGTAAAAACAACCATCGGATTGGTCAAATACGCCTTAAAACATAACTTAATTAATTAA
- a CDS encoding DUF4293 domain-containing protein: MIQRIQTIYLLIAFIIMGILPFVFPLETSSTGIKTFAADHLVDMILFGLSAALSLIAIFLFKNRQLQFVLGRLNIILNLILLGLFVYHSLSVSGEVATSEKGIGMFLPIFSIVFLVLANKAIKKDEDLVKSVDRLR; this comes from the coding sequence ATGATTCAGAGAATCCAGACCATCTATCTACTGATTGCCTTTATTATTATGGGTATACTACCTTTTGTTTTTCCGTTGGAAACTTCTTCAACCGGTATAAAAACTTTTGCGGCAGACCATCTTGTGGATATGATTTTGTTTGGATTAAGTGCTGCTCTTTCACTGATTGCCATTTTTTTGTTTAAGAATAGACAATTGCAATTTGTCCTTGGCAGATTGAATATCATATTAAATTTAATTTTATTAGGATTATTTGTATATCATTCACTAAGCGTATCCGGAGAGGTGGCGACCTCTGAGAAGGGTATTGGGATGTTTCTACCTATTTTTTCTATCGTTTTTCTAGTGCTTGCAAACAAAGCCATAAAAAAGGATGAAGATCTCGTAAAATCTGTGGACCGATTGAGATAA
- the rho gene encoding transcription termination factor Rho has protein sequence MFDISVLKEMKLSELQDIAKATKKIKINGVKKEALIYQILDYQAANPEVIPAPAAETEAKPKRARIIPEKKPKVAVENTNTLFSEPEPTAVSEQPIQEKKKPAAKQPVNPAKTAETKSPDAVAAPTQKDKKQRFNKNNFEKPQAAKEETAEKNTNEVVAPQPVEVESVSSQKGLEKTAKQQQPQQNQKQNPNQKQNQNQNGNGNQNPNQNQNQNNNPNATPNFKNNKKANFRDADFEFDGIIESEGVLEMMPDGYGFLRSSDYNYLASPDDIYLSTSQIRLFGLKTGDTVKGVVRPPKEGEKYFPLVRVLKINGHDPQVVRDRVSFEHLTPLFPDEKFNLAGKQSSISTRIIDLFSPIGKGQRGMIVAQPKTGKTMLLKDIANTIAANHPEVYLIVLLIDERPEEVTDMQRSVRGEVIASTFDEPADRHVKVANIVLEKAKRLVECGHDVVILLDSITRLARAYNTVQPASGKVLSGGVDANALQKPKRFFGAARNIENGGSLSIIATALTETGSKMDEVIFEEFKGTGNMELQLDRKIANKRIFPAIDLTSSSTRRDDLLLDEGTIQRMWIMRKYLSDMNPVEAMDFINDRFKKTRNNEEFLISMND, from the coding sequence ATGTTTGATATTTCTGTATTAAAAGAAATGAAGCTGTCTGAGCTTCAGGATATTGCTAAAGCAACTAAAAAAATAAAGATTAACGGAGTAAAAAAAGAAGCCCTGATTTATCAAATTTTGGATTATCAGGCAGCAAATCCTGAAGTTATTCCTGCTCCGGCCGCTGAAACTGAAGCCAAACCTAAAAGGGCAAGGATAATCCCGGAGAAAAAACCTAAAGTTGCTGTAGAAAATACAAATACCCTTTTTTCTGAACCGGAACCAACAGCTGTAAGCGAACAGCCAATCCAGGAAAAAAAGAAACCCGCTGCAAAACAACCCGTAAATCCTGCTAAAACGGCAGAAACCAAAAGCCCGGATGCAGTTGCAGCACCAACACAAAAAGATAAAAAGCAACGATTCAATAAAAATAATTTCGAGAAACCTCAGGCTGCCAAAGAAGAAACAGCAGAAAAAAATACAAATGAGGTAGTGGCTCCACAACCGGTTGAAGTAGAATCGGTTTCTTCTCAAAAAGGGTTAGAAAAAACGGCTAAACAACAGCAGCCACAGCAAAATCAGAAGCAGAACCCAAACCAAAAACAGAATCAAAATCAAAACGGTAACGGAAACCAAAATCCGAATCAAAACCAAAACCAAAACAATAATCCCAACGCAACCCCGAATTTCAAGAACAATAAAAAGGCCAATTTCAGAGATGCTGATTTTGAATTTGACGGTATAATTGAAAGTGAGGGTGTTTTAGAAATGATGCCTGACGGTTATGGATTCTTGCGTTCTTCTGATTATAACTATTTAGCATCTCCTGACGATATTTATCTTTCTACATCTCAAATACGACTATTCGGATTAAAGACCGGTGACACTGTAAAAGGAGTTGTACGTCCGCCAAAAGAAGGGGAGAAATATTTTCCTTTGGTAAGAGTATTAAAAATTAACGGACATGACCCGCAGGTTGTGAGAGACCGTGTTTCTTTTGAACACCTGACGCCACTTTTTCCAGATGAAAAATTTAATCTGGCCGGAAAACAAAGCTCTATTTCTACAAGAATTATCGACTTGTTCTCTCCAATAGGAAAAGGACAAAGAGGAATGATTGTGGCACAGCCAAAAACAGGTAAAACGATGCTTTTAAAAGATATCGCCAATACCATAGCAGCAAACCATCCGGAAGTATATCTTATTGTTTTGCTTATTGATGAAAGACCTGAAGAGGTAACAGACATGCAGCGAAGCGTTAGGGGAGAAGTAATTGCCTCAACTTTTGATGAACCTGCAGACAGACACGTAAAAGTAGCCAACATTGTTTTGGAAAAAGCAAAAAGATTGGTAGAATGCGGTCACGACGTGGTTATCCTTCTGGATTCAATTACCCGTTTGGCAAGAGCTTACAATACAGTTCAGCCCGCATCAGGAAAAGTATTGAGTGGTGGTGTGGATGCGAATGCCTTGCAAAAACCAAAACGTTTCTTTGGAGCGGCAAGAAATATTGAAAATGGCGGTTCTTTGAGTATTATCGCAACTGCCCTGACAGAAACAGGTTCTAAAATGGATGAGGTTATTTTTGAAGAATTTAAAGGAACCGGAAACATGGAATTGCAGTTGGACAGAAAGATTGCCAACAAGCGTATTTTCCCGGCTATCGACCTTACTTCATCAAGTACCCGAAGAGACGACTTACTTTTAGACGAAGGAACGATACAAAGAATGTGGATTATGAGAAAATACCTGTCTGATATGAATCCGGTTGAAGCCATGGACTTTATTAATGACCGTTTCAAGAAGACCAGAAATAATGAGGAATTCCTGATTTCTATGAACGACTAA
- a CDS encoding class I SAM-dependent methyltransferase gives MEDNYLEINRETWNKKTEVHVDSEFYDQKGFLEGNNTLKPIELDLLGDISGKKILHLQCHFGQDTMSLSRLGAKTTGVDLSDKAIDKARETAQQLNLDTHFINCDVYSLPEHLNEEFDIVFTSYGTIGWLPDLDKWAKVIQRFLKPGGKFIMADFHPVVWMFDDNFEGIGYNYFKDAPIIETGNGTYADKEAPVSLKTVSWNHATSEILNSLIINGLELNSFNEYDYSPYDCFNKTEEFEPGKYRIMHLGNKIPMVYSIVATKK, from the coding sequence ATGGAAGATAATTACTTAGAAATAAACCGGGAAACCTGGAACAAAAAGACGGAAGTCCATGTAGATTCTGAATTTTATGACCAGAAAGGTTTTTTGGAAGGAAACAATACGCTAAAACCAATTGAATTGGATTTGCTTGGTGACATCAGTGGCAAAAAAATACTTCACCTGCAATGTCATTTCGGGCAGGATACGATGTCGTTGTCCCGACTGGGGGCAAAAACTACCGGAGTCGACCTGTCTGATAAAGCAATCGATAAGGCACGTGAAACGGCACAGCAATTAAACCTTGATACCCATTTTATTAATTGTGATGTATATAGCCTGCCGGAACATCTTAACGAAGAATTTGATATTGTATTTACCAGTTACGGAACAATTGGCTGGTTGCCTGATTTGGATAAATGGGCAAAGGTTATCCAACGATTTTTAAAACCCGGCGGTAAATTTATCATGGCAGATTTTCATCCGGTTGTCTGGATGTTCGATGATAACTTTGAAGGAATCGGTTATAATTATTTCAAGGATGCTCCTATTATTGAGACCGGAAACGGCACCTACGCAGATAAAGAGGCACCCGTTTCTTTAAAAACAGTAAGCTGGAATCACGCTACCAGCGAAATCCTTAACAGCCTTATCATAAATGGTCTGGAATTGAATTCTTTTAATGAATATGACTATTCGCCCTATGATTGCTTTAATAAAACCGAAGAATTCGAACCTGGGAAGTACCGTATAATGCATCTGGGTAATAAAATTCCGATGGTCTATTCTATTGTTGCAACAAAAAAATAA
- a CDS encoding alpha/beta hydrolase, whose translation MNKSKTIVLIHGNFVNNQTWTAWKNYYEQKGYTVHTPVNPGHEGNPAELRKTEHPDLVKTNFKAVVDNIVKLIDSLPEKPLVIGHSMAGMAVLKLTDLNKVAAAVSIDGAPPKNVFPPFQTLKTALPAFGFFSGKKNFMGSRKWYDYAFFNTLPEKEKEKMFDLYAVPESYAVSRQLVLDSYSNINFKKAHTPLLFIGGGNDHIFPASLTTTIAGKYKDKNSRVDLKIYDGKSHFIAGEPGWEKVADDILDWYEKL comes from the coding sequence ATGAATAAGTCAAAAACAATCGTGCTCATACACGGAAATTTCGTAAACAACCAGACCTGGACAGCCTGGAAAAACTATTATGAACAAAAAGGTTACACAGTCCATACTCCTGTTAATCCTGGACATGAAGGCAATCCTGCTGAATTGAGAAAAACGGAACACCCTGATTTGGTAAAAACCAATTTCAAGGCAGTGGTAGATAATATTGTCAAACTGATTGATTCATTACCTGAAAAACCGTTGGTAATTGGACATTCTATGGCAGGAATGGCTGTACTAAAATTAACGGACCTAAATAAAGTAGCGGCAGCCGTTAGCATTGATGGTGCTCCTCCTAAAAACGTATTTCCTCCATTCCAAACATTAAAAACCGCTTTGCCTGCTTTTGGATTTTTTTCAGGAAAGAAAAATTTTATGGGCTCCCGCAAATGGTATGATTATGCCTTTTTCAATACTTTGCCAGAGAAAGAAAAAGAAAAAATGTTTGACCTATATGCTGTTCCTGAAAGTTATGCAGTAAGCAGACAGTTGGTTTTGGACTCCTATTCTAATATCAATTTCAAAAAAGCCCATACGCCACTTTTATTTATTGGTGGCGGAAACGACCATATTTTTCCCGCCTCTTTGACCACAACCATTGCCGGAAAATACAAAGACAAAAACAGTAGAGTCGATTTGAAAATCTATGATGGTAAAAGTCATTTTATAGCCGGCGAACCGGGCTGGGAAAAAGTGGCAGACGATATTTTGGATTGGTATGAAAAATTATAA